A portion of the Hordeum vulgare subsp. vulgare unplaced genomic scaffold, MorexV3_pseudomolecules_assembly, whole genome shotgun sequence genome contains these proteins:
- the LOC123421173 gene encoding putative receptor-like protein kinase At3g47110: MAMGIMSLLCSFLAVLTTATVSGSDHDEAALLAFRAQVSDGGSLASWNSSASFCSWEGVTCSHRRPARVVALRLNNKALAGELSPAIGNLTFLRTLNLSFNWLHGEIPASLGRLRRLHRLDLGDNSFSGTLPVNLSSCVSMAIMGLLNNKLGGRIPAELGEKLTSLVRISLSNNSFTGLIPPSLANLSHLEILDLSRNQLVGSIPPRLGSIQGMQQFSIARNLINGMIPTSLYNWSSLQLFDVGTNMMYGSLDSIGNKFPKLKYLGLSGNNFTGTIPSSISNISSLLSVGFDSNRFSGYFSPAFGKLAALQYLNLNNNKLEANDNKGWEFITSLANCSQLQLLVLSSNSFQGQLPGSIVNLSTTLQYLHLGDNRISGSIPADIGNLIGLQTLAIVNTSMSGMIPKSIGKLQNLIDLALYNNSLSGLIPPSLGNLSQLNKLYARNSNLEGPIPASLGKLKNLIVLDLKMNYHLNGSIPKEIFRLPSLSWYLDLSYNSLSGPLPNEVGSLANLNLLVLSGNQLSGKIPDSIQNCMVLEQLFLDNNSFEGNIPQSLTNIRGLSILNLTMNKFSGNIPDAIGNIGNLRELYVAHNNLSGSIPLVLEKLSSLSELDISYNNLQGEVPNVGVFRNITHLAVVGNVNLCGGTPQLHLAPCPTGVLSKKRKKMPKSLVISLAAVGAIMFLLAVIVLVWRLCKKLKSSQNAVAKDSIVDGHYRRIPYPALLKGTNEFSEANLLGKGSYGAVYKCVLDNEETELAVKVFNLGRSRYSKSFEAECEAMRRIRHRCLIKIITSCSSINHQGQEFKALVFEFMPNGNLDSWLHQPSQDPTANNTLSLAQRFDIAVDIVDAVEYLHRYCQPLVIHCDIKPSNILLAEDMSARVGDFGISRILQENTSEGMQSSYGSTGIKGSIGYVAPEYGEGSAVSTAGDIYSLGILLLEMFTGRSPTEGMFRDSLDLHKFVEDALQDRTLEIADPTMWLHSGQWDNTTSIRIMELLVSVFRLGISCSRQHPRDRTTTGDAAAEMHAIRDAYLKFIGEHGAETEASTEEIQNSVA, from the exons ATGGCAATGGGGATCATGAGTTTGCTATGCTCATTCCTGGCCGTCCTGACTACTGCGACCGTGAGTGGTAGCGACCACGACGAGGCTGCGTTGCTTGCTTTCAGAGCGCAGGTCAGCGATGGCGGCTCGCTAGCCTCCTGGAATAGCAGCGCCAGCTTTTGCAGCTGGGAAGGTGTGACATGCAGCCACCGAAGGCCAGCGCGGGTGGTGGCGCTGAGATTGAACAACAAGGCGCTCGCCGGAGAACTCTCACCGGCCATCGGGAACCTCACGTTCCTGCGGACGCTTAACCTGAGCTTCAACTGGTTGCACGGGGAGATACCAGCGAGCCTCGGCCGCCTCCGCCGCCTGCATAGGCTCGACTTGGGTGACAACTCCTTCTCAGGCACGTTACCAGTGAACCTGAGCTCATGTGTCAGCATGGCCATAATGGGACTGCTAAACAACAAGCTTGGCGGGCGCATCCCGGCTGAGCTCGGAGAGAAGCTCACGTCCCTGGTAAGGATATCACTGAGTAACAACAGCTTCACAGGGCTCATCCCTCCATCGCTGGCCAATCTGTCCCATTTGGAAATCCTTGATCTCTCTCGCAACCAGCTCGTGGGCTCAATCCCACCACGGCTCGGAAGCATCCAGGGCATGCAACAGTTCAGCATCGCCAGAAACCTCATCAACGGTATGATTCCGACTTCTCTCTACAATTGGTCATCGCTACAACTATTTGATGTAGGGACAAATATGATGTACGGGAGTTTGGATAGTATCGGAAACAAGTTCCCCAAGTTAAAATATCTTGGCCTGTCTGGTAATAACTTCACTGGAACAATCCCATCATCAATATCCAACATATCTTCCCTCTTATCAGTTGGCTTTGATAGCAACAGATTTAGTGGGTACTTTTCTCCCGCGTTTGGGAAGCTGGCAGCACTTCAATATTTGAACTTGAATAACAATAAGCTTGAAGCGAATGACAACAAGGGTTGGGAATTCATCACGTCTTTGGCAAACTGCAGCCAACTGCAGCTATTGGTACTCAGCAGCAATTCTTTTCAAGGACAACTACCAGGTTCAATTGTGAACCTGTCAACGACTCTCCAGTACTTGCACTTAGGTGACAATAGGATCTCTGGGAGTATTCCTGCAGATATAGGCAATTTGATTGGTCTACAAACACTTGCGATAGTAAATACTTCCATGTCCGGAATGATCCCAAAGAGCATCGGTAAGCTACAGAACTTGATCGATTTAGCATTGTACAACAATAGCTTGTCTGGGCTCATACCGCCATCGCTAGGAAACCTTTCACAATTGAATAAGCTTTATGCACGTAATAGCAACTTGGAGGGACCAATTCCGGCAAGCCTGGGGAAGTTGAAAAACCTCATTGTACTTGATTTAAAAATGAATTACCATCTCAACGGTTCAATACCCAAAGAAATTTTCAGGTTACCTAGCCTTTCTTGGTATTTGGACTTGTCATACAATTCCCTTTCCGGACCCCTTCCCAATGAAGTTGGTAGCTTGGCAAACCTTAACCTACTAGTTCTATCAGGAAACCAGCTGTCTGGCAAGATACCCGACAGCATACAGAATTGCATGGTATTGGAACAACTATTCTTAGACAACAATTCCTTTGAGGGAAACATACCTCAGTCACTGACAAATATAAGGGGGCTCAGTATATTGAACCTGACCATGAACAAGTTCTCTGGTAATATTCCGGATGCCATTGGCAATATTGGAAACCTGCGAGAGTTGTACGTAGCACACAACAACTTGTCAGGATCAATCCCACTAGTTCTAGAAAAATTGTCGTCATTGTCTGAATTGGATATATCCTACAATAATTTGCAAGGAGAGGTGCCAAATGTAGGTGTTTTCAGAAACATCACTCATTTAGCGGTTGTTGGGAATGTCAATTTGTGTGGTGGTACACCTCAACTTCATTTGGCTCCGTGCCCCACAGGGGTCTTaagcaagaagagaaaaaaaatgccAAAATCTCTGGTAATTTCTCTAGCAGCAGTTGGAGCAATCATGTTCTTACTTGCAGTGATTGTTCTTGTTTGGAGACTTTGTAAGAAGCTCAAATCAAGCCAGAAcgcagtagcaaaagattcaattGTTGATGGCCATTACAGAAGAATCCCCTATCCTGCATTACTGAAAGGAACTAACGAATTTTCAGAAGCCAACTTGCTTGGGAAAGGAAGTTATGGTGCGGTTTATAAGTGTGTTTTGGACAATGAAGAAACAGAATTGGCTGTCAAGGTGTTTAACCTTGGTCGATCTAGGTATTCGAAGAGTTTTGAGGCTGAATGTGAGGCTATGAGAAGGATAAGACACCGTTGTCTCATAAAGATCATTACTTCTTGTTCGAGCATCAACCACCAAGGTCAAGAGTTCAAGGCATTGGTTTTTGAATTCATGCCCAATGGTAACTTGGATAGCTGGCTTCATCAACCATCTCAAGATCCCACTGCAAACAACACGCTCAGCCTTGCCCAGAGGTTCGATATTGCTGTCGATATTGTGGATGCAGTAGAATATCTGCACCGCTACTGCCAACCATTGGTGATCCATTGTGATATTAAGCCAAGCAATATTCTTCTTGCTGAAGACATGAGCGCCCGAGTTGGAGACTTTGGCATATCAAGAATTCTTCAAGAAAATACAAGTGAGGGGATGCAAAGTTCATATGGCTCAACTGGAATTAAAGGTTCCATAGGCTATGTTGCTCCAG AGTATGGAGAAGGATCTGCGGTCTCTACAGCTGGTGATATTTATAGCCTTGGCATATTGCTGCTTGAGATGTTTACTGGAAGGAGCCCAACAGAAGGCATGTTTAGAGATTCATTGGATCTTCATAAGTTTGTTGAGGATGCACTTCAAGATAGGACCCTGGAGATAGCTGACCCAACAATGTGGCTGCACAGCGGACAATGGGATAACACTACAAGTATTAGAATCATGGAGTTATTGGTTTCAGTTTTCAGGCTTGGCATATCCTGCTCAAGGCAACACCCGCGAGACCGAACAACTACGGGAGATGCAGCGGCAGAGATGCATGCAATCCGAGATGCATACCTCAAATTCATAGGGGAGCATGGAGCAGAAACAGAAGCCTCAACTGAAGAAATTCAGAACAGTGTTGCATAG